CAGTACATCTGCGCCTAGTCTTATGGCTTCATCAATTGCCACTAAATATATATCACTAAAAGTAGTTGCATATATTGGGTCATTTGAGAATACTTTCATAGCTAGTAATTGGGATTCTGGAGCTACCCCTTTAATTCCACCATTTTCAGTATCTCCATTTGCTCCTGCAGTACCAGCCACATGCATACCATGCATTGAAGCATCTGGACCTAAATCTAATATTTCATTATTTAAATCATAATAGTTATATCCATAAGGAACTTTCTCAGTATAATATCTACCAAGTAAATTCTTGCCTACTAATGATTCAGTTGTAAGTCTTGGAAGAGTTTCTTCGCTTAATACCATATCTCTATGGCTTGGATCAATACCAGTGTCTATAATAGCTACAACAGTACCTTCCCCTTTATAACCCAAATCCCAAGTTGGCAATGATCCAATCATATCATGGGATGTGTCCATGTCAGGTTTTATTTCTGGTCTATTATATTCATTTGATATATAAACCTTGTTAACTTGAGGTAATGATTCGATTACTTTAATATCCTCAAACTTAACCTTACCACTAAATCCGTTAAAAGCAGTATTAAAGCTGTTTATAAACTCCATATCTACTTTTTTGGATAAAATTGCATTTTTAAGACCCTCTTGCTCTTTCATTATTTGGTTTTCAATACTATTTAGTGAAGTCTTTGACATTTCGCCATAGCTCATATTTCTTTCTGTAGCATAGACTATTGATGGATCAGATTTTAATTCTACAATAATCCTTACCTCATCATCATCATTGAAAGATTCCCCTAGCTTATCTTCTAGCTTTACTCTTTCCTCTTCTAATTTTGGTTGGAATTTCTCAATAATACGCTCTAATTCTTTTACCTGAGACATACTTGTGTTTTCCATGTTTTCTGCAAAGGTAAATCCAGGTATTATTAGAGTCAATACAAGTAATAATGCTAAAAATCTACTCATTCTCTTCAAATTACTTCCTCCCTTGATTTTTTATTTTTATACTTTGAAATTGATATATCAACCTATCCTAAGGAAGCCTTAGGATAGGTTAACTTTGGGTTAGTTGTTATGGTCGCACTAGTACTACATCTGTAAATGTGTGCAATATATTGGCACCAGTAGCATCATAGATTCTTATTGTTACTGTGTTATATTGTGCAGGGTCATAGAATATCAATCCAGCTCGCTCATTTAAGTTAACTATTGAAGTTTGTGTTATATTTACAGTACCACCATCATCATCAGATAAGTGATATACTACATCAAACTTAGCAGCACCTTCTACGTTCTGCACTACTACAGACACATTACCAAAGGTAGGTATAAAACCTGGGTGATATGTTGCAGTTATTTGTGCATTTGGATTTTGTGGGTCTTCTTTTTCTACTAAACTAGCCATTGCAGTAGTTAATACTGATAATGCATCATCAACTTCTATTTGAGTTGCGTCTACATTAGCATTCACTTCTATAGCTGTTGTTAAAGCTGCTGAGAATGGTGCCCATGATTCAGGAGTATAATCTTCTTCAAGCTTTTCATTTGCTGTAGCTATTGCTGCTGCTAATTCAGTTTTATCTACTTCTGGGTCTGGGTCCACTGGTTCTACTAATACTAAACCAGTCATTGAAGTTGTCAATTCTGATAATGCACTGTTAACCTGTTCTTGAGTTGCATCTACATTTACATTTACTTCTATTGCTGATGTTAGAGCTACTGAGAATGGAGCCCATGTTTCTTCTGTATAATCATCTTCATTTAAAGCTTGTGCTTCAACTATTTTTGCTACTAGTTCAGTTCTATCTACTTCTGGGTCTTCTGGCTTTAGCTCTAGGTCTGCCATTGCATCTGACAATGCTGATAATGCTTCATCAACTTCTGTTTGTGTTGCATCTTCATCATCTCTGACTTCTTCAGCTGCTACTAAAGCTACTGAGAATGGTGCCCATGATTCAGGAGTATAAGCTTCTTCAACCTTTTCATTGGCTAAAGCTATCTTTGCTATTAAAGCTGATTTGTCTACTTCTGGGTCTGGCTCTTCTATTATTGTTATTCTTCCTAGTGCAAATTCTCTTATCTCATTCTTTGCAATTTTAAATACTACTTCTACTTGAAATTCTTTTCCTAATACCTTTTCAGGTATTGTCCAAGTTCCAGTATATCTACCATCTATTTCAGTCATATCTATTCTATAATTACTAGTTGTTAATGTATCGAGTGAATTTTCAAATGGGAGAAGTACACTAAAATATCCTTCCCCACCAGTAGGTGCATTAAAGCTTACCTCTAATACCTCTCCAGCTCTTAATGTTTGATTTACACTAGGCATAATATTGGTAAGTTTTGGAACCACTGGTTCTTCTACTCCTTCTAAGTTATCCATTGCAGTTGTTAATGCCGATAATGCACCATCAACCTCTTCTTGAGTAGCTTCTGTATCATTATTTACTACTATTGCCTCAACTAAAGCGGCTGAGAATGGTAACCATGATTCAGGAGTATAATCTGCTTCAATTTTAGTATTCGCTTCAGTTACCTTTGCTGCTAATTCTGTTTTATCCACTTCTATTGGATCTGGATCTTCAGGGTCTGTTGGGTCTACTAATACTAAACCAGCCATTGCAGTTGTTAATTTCAACAATGCTGCATCCACTTCTCCCTGTGTAGCTTCTTCATCATTATTTACTACTATTGCTTCACCTAAGGCTATTTCAAATGGTCCCCATGTTTCTGGAGTATAATCTTCTTTATATACATCTTCTGCAACAGTTATTTTTGCACTTAATGCTGATTTGTTTACTATTGTTGGATCTGGATTTTGTGGTTCAGCTGCCTTTATCTCTATAGTATAAGTTGCTGTCTTCCCTCCAACTGTTACTGTCAATATTTGACTAGTTACTGCCACTTTGCTGTCAAATCCTGTTACATTAACTAGAGTTATTGTTTCTATTTTTTTACTACCATTACTGTATGCTCCTTCTATTACTAATCCAGTAATATCAAGACTATCCCCTACTGTATAGACTAACTTAGTTGCAGGAACTTTAATTGATATACTGCTTAATGTAACTGGTGTTGGTGTTGGTGTTGGCGTTGGTGTTACAGTTCCGCCGCCCCCACCACCATATCCACCTGATGAAGTAGAAGGTGCTGAAGTAGTTGTTTTCTCTTCATCTATGGTTATATCTTGGCTAAGTTTAGTAAGATTAGCTATTGATGTACCTTTTTTTATAACAAGGTTTACCTTTCCATCTAATTCCGCTAACTTTATTTGACTTCCTTTTATTAGTTCTATCTTTGCTTGCCTGAAAGTTCTTAATGATTCAACCGTTGTATTTTCCAATACGACTCTTACTAGCCCTTGATGTTTATCTACTAATAACTTATTAATCTTAGAATCTTTAATAACTATACTATTAGCTCCTCCACCCTTGACGCTTACTTCACCCTTTACCACTACATTGTCAAGAGTAATATCTCCTTCTCCTATGCCTTCTGTTAAGTACAAATTCCCTTCTATTGTCATATCTTTCAATACTACGCCTGCTGTATTTACTACAAGATTTGTATTTATGTCTTTACTTAATGTACCACTTACATTAACTATTTCCCCTGAAACACTATGCAAGATCTTTACTACCTCAGCCCTTGTAATCTCAGCCTCTGGTCTAAAAGTTCCATCAGGATATCCATTGATAAATCCAGTTTTCCTTAATCCCCCAATAACTCCTTTAAGTTCTTCAGGTAAAGTTAAACTATCAATAAAATAATCAGATGCAGCTATATCTTCCTCTATATCAAATACAATACCAATTATCCTAGCAACTTCTCCCCTGGTAATATTCTCAACAGCATTTAGTGATACTGCTGGAAGTATATAATTAGCTGCAAGGCCTTTTTGCACCTCTTTGTAATACCAATCTGTGGTACTTACATCAATAAAGGTTACCTCACTTTCATTAGTAAATCCCATTATGCCATTAATGACCTTATAAAATTCAGATTTACTCATGTTGTTAGTAGGTCTAAATGTTCCATCTGGATAACCTGAAATAATCATCTTATCCTTCATGTACTTAATCTCATTCTTCGCCCAATTGCTCTCGTAGTCGTTAGATTGTCCAATTGCAACATTCATACTTGACATAATCAATACAAAAGCAATTAATAGTGATAAAAATCTTCTCATCCAAATACTCCTCCTTAATAAAGTTTTTAGCTTGCTCTTTTTTATATAATAGTCTTAAACTTGTACCCAAGTCTACAAGCGATTTCCGACAGATTACATTCATGTCATCAATTGTCAATAGCCCATTAACTCAATATATTCTTTGATAACTATAGGTAATTATAGCCAACCCCTTGGATTTTATACACTAATCTTTATGCATATAAAGTCTTATTCATTTACTTAAGAAATATGTAGTTTGTAGTTTAAAAACAGAATTATCTGTCAATTTGTTGATTAATTTTTGGTAATATTTTTTATAACTAATTCAAAACTCTACTTTTATTGTGGCTCCCCAGTTGTTTTAAGGGGATTTTGTCTTACAATGAGTTTTCCCGGGAAATATAGTAGATTTTGTTGGATTTAATCATAGTAAAATTTCCCTATGAATTCTATTTATTTAATGTAAGGAGGTGATAGAATGGCAATTCAAACTATAAAGGAAAAGATGACATTAAAACTTGAGCTTGATGGGGGAATCGTAGCTGGAAAGCAAAAAGTTGATTCAAAATCTTTTTCACAAATTAAGACTACAGCTGTAGATGAAGATTTATACAATACAGCTACTGCATTATCTGGTCTGCAAGAAAAAAACTTGCTAAAAGTGAAAAAAATTGAAACAACTGACTTAATTAGTGAGTAGTAAAGGTGATAGGTCCTTCCATCTGTCAGATTAGCAGATGAGGTATCTACCTTTTGGAGAAAGGTGGTGAAAAAATGAATAAGACTAAATTGGAAATGGAGTTTTTAGATGCAGCTAACAAGAAATTTGTAATTAGCTTAGATGACCCTAGATCAGATATCACTCCTGAAGAAGTTGGAGATGCTATGGACACTATAGTTTCTTACAATGTATTCGCTTCCTCTTTGCAAGACTTAGTAGTAGCTAAAGAGGCTAGAATAGTAGCAACAGCAGTAAGCACATTAGAAATATAGTGGGACACAGGGACAGGAGTACTGTCCCTTTTTTAATATTATAAGGTGGTGATAAAGTGGATGAAATATATTCAAGTGTAGCTAATCTTGGTTTTCCTATTGTTATATCAATATACTTATTGGTACGAATAGAAGGAAAACTAAATCAGCTATCAGAGAGTATCATTGAATTATCTAAGACCATAGCAGCCAGTAAATAGACATGAGAAAGGGACAGTTCAGATTACTGTCCCTTTCTCATCTTCTCCAATGCATTGCCCTTTATATTCACTACAGTCCTATAGGATATCCCTAGTTTATCTGCAATATCTTGAATTCCCATATTTTTTATATAATAAAGCGATATTATTTCTCTTTGCCTATCAGTTAGTTTATATAATGCTTTCACTAATTTCTTATTATCTTCTTTAACTATGATAGATTCCAATATATCCTGTTCTTCAGATACTAATAGATCCAGTATCTCTGTTTCTCCATCAGCAATGGTTTCATTTAGACTAGTATGAATCTTTATCTTGTGTTTATCTAAATACAAATATCTAAGCATTGTCTTTACATATCCTAAGAAATATACTCCTTTAGTAGAATCATAATCATTGATACACTCTAATATCTTTATATTTCCATCCTGGATCAAATCCTCATATTCATTTCCCTTGTTAAAATACTTCCTAATGGAACTAAGTATTAAAGGCTGCAATCTTTTAATTATCTTCTCTTTTGCTTCCATATCTCCCACTCTAGCTTTCTCAAATAATTCATTAAACATATATCCATCTCCTTTATACTGGATTCCTCCCAAACTTTATAAATCCAATATATAAAATTATGGAGAATAAGGAAAAATCGGAGTTTACTTAAGTCTTGAAGTTAAATCTCTGGACTATACAAAAGTCCACAAAATTTTAAATGGACTTGCAAAGGAACATCTGTTCTGTTATTATAAGTCTAAGAGTTGAAATAATTTTGGGAATAGAAAAGGAGGTAGCTATGGAGAAAATATTTAATGGAGAACTTATGGCGTTCATACCACAATATGTAGAGGACAGGGGTAACTGTACTATTGTATATAGAAAAAATATGGAGCCAAATATAATTGAAAAAACCTTAAAAACTGTTATTCGCTCAATTGGAAAATACTATATGATAGATTTGAATGAAGCAAAGAAAAGATATAGACTTCTTGTTTCATCACCAAATTTAGTACCTATTCCCTTGAGCAAACAAGATGTATTTGTACCTATTAAGGTTAGAGTACCAATATGCAAAGGAGACGGAGCCTTTGGATATATAAATCTAAGATATATTGACAAGATTAAAAAAGAAAAGAAAAACACAATAGTTCTTCTATCAGATGGAACAAATTTAAAATGTCTAAGTAGCCTAGCTACAGTGAAAAATCATATAAGAAATGGGAATATAGTCAGCAAATGCTATGAGAATAGATCTATGAGGGTTTGTGAAAATGAGGAAATCTATAATGCCATGCTCCCAGCTACAAAAGCTGATATAGCTATGCTTAGACAAGAGTTACAAAGCAAAATCACCTAAAACTTTAGTCTTAGGTGATTTTATTTACTATTTATTTTGCTAGTTCTTCATCATAGTTTAAAATGGTGTTTGAACGACTGTCTGCCAGTTTTGGAACAAATACAGCAAACAGTATTGCTGCAATTATACCAATTACATATGATATAGCATAGCTTTCAGGTGCTAAACCAAACAATCCACCTATTCTAGATTCAAGCCCCAATCCAATACTTTCATGACAGATATACGCCGTTACTATGAATGTGTAGAAAGTACCTGGTAACAAGGTCATAAAATAATTTTTTCCAGCTGTCTTAAGATAAACAGAAATCATAGCAAGAGCAAATACTGCTACTAATTGATTTGTAAATCCAAAGTACCTCCACAGTAGGTTGAATCCACCTGGTGATAGTTTCGCGTACATAAGTATAAATACTGCAGGAATAAATATAATCAAGGATAAGCCTACCCTCTTCTTAGCATCTTTTTGATCTATGTTAAATTGTTCAGCTATCATAAGTCTTAATGCTCTAAATGCAGTATCTCCTGAAGTAATAGGTAATACTATAACTCCTGCTATTGCTATTAATCCACCTATACTTCCCATGAATTCTCTTGATATGATACCTACCATTGATGTAGCACCTGTAGTAAGTGCTGTACCTCTTCCAAATAGTACCATTGCTCCAGCAGCCCATACCATAGCAATCAATCCTTCAATTATCATCGTGGAATAGAATGTGCCGCGGCCTTCCTTCTCTGATTTAACTGTTCTTGATATAAGAGTTGCCTGACTTCCATGGAATCCTGACATTATACCACATGCTACAGTAATGAAGAATACAGGTATAAAGTTTTGTCCTGTTGGATGTTGGAATAATAATCCCTTTGGAAGACTTGTAAAACTTGCTCCTCCATCCATTAAAACTCCAGCAAGAACTCCAATAGCTGAAACAATTAAGACTCCTCCAAATACTGGATATACACGACCTATAATTTGATCTATAGGGAAGATCGTAGATATTATATAATAGCCTAATATGATTGCATAAACGATCCAAATAACACTGCTGTTAACATCCATATCTAGAATATCCCCAACTATTAAATCTCCAGGAGTATAGATAAATACAACTCCTACCAACAGCATAAGTAACCATATGATAACTGTATATACTTTAGTGATGCCATCACCAAGGTATTTCTTAATCATCTTTGGAACCTGAGCTCCTTTGTTTCTCATGGATATCATACCTATGAAATAGTCATGAGTAGCTCCTGCCAGTACACATCCTAAAGGTATTGTAATAAATGCTATAGGTCCAAATAAAATTCCTTGAATTGGTCCTAAGATAGGTCCTGTACCTGCAATGTTAAGTAATTCAATAAGCTTGTTTTTCCAAGGCTTCATTGCTACATAATCTACACCATCTGCCATTGTTACAGCTGGTGTTAGTCTGTCATCTGGAGCAAACACCTTTTCACAGTATCGTCCATAAATTTCACCACCAACAATTAAAATTATTAGTCCAATAATAAATGTTGTCACTATGATCCCTCCTAGCATATTTTGGATAAATCATATCATAATATTCGGAAAATTATCCCTATCTTGGAGTGAAGTGTATATTAAATGGTGTGAAATGTATATAAATGAGAATCAAATCTTTAGTAGTTCCTTTAAATCCTTGATTTTATTTCTACTTACTGATAATACTTCATCTTCAAAATATTTCATTCTCACACAATAGCTGTTGTTAAACCATGGGTATATTTCCATGATATATTTAGTATTCACAAGATAACTTTTTTGTATCCTAAAGAAACCATTGGATTTCAGCTTGTCTTCAAATACCTTCAGTGGAGTATTATCCACATACTTATCATTCATAGTATGGATAATGCAGTTCTTATTTTGAGATTCAATATAGATAATTGAAGAAACATCCACAAGAATTATCTTTCTGTCAATATTTATAGGTATCCTCGTAAGTTTCTTAGCTTTTGCATTTATTTCAAGCTCATGCTTTTTATTATATTTGTCCACCATTAGCTTAACCTTCTCTTCAGAAAAAGGCTTGAGAAGATAATCTAGAGCCTCTACTGCGAAAGCATCTTCAGCATGATTATTATAAGCAGTTGCAAAAACTATTTCCGCCTTAGGAAGTAGCTTTCTTGCTGTGGAAGCAAGGGTGATTCCACTAATATCTCCCAAGTTTATATCTATACATAGTAAGTCAAAGGACTGCTGAGATATCATATTTAAAGCACTTTCACCATTTGAAGCCTCCACAATATCTGCATGAGGCAAAACTTTGCTAATAAGGTATTTCAACTCACTTCTTGCAGGTTTTTCATCATCAATTATAGCTATTTTCATTTTATCAGTCTCCTATCCAGCCTGATATAATCATAGGCTAATTTTTAACTATACTAATATTTACTCTTGTCCCTGATGGAGTAGATACAATATCTAGCCCATTGGAAGATCCATACATATAGCAAAGTCTCTTGTGTACATTTGAAAGACCAATATTATTGTGCCCAGTGGTGTTGTTCTTTAATCCTTGGATAATGTCATCTGATATTCCATGTCCATTATCACTTACAGAAATAAGAAAATCTCTTTCTCTTTCCCTAACTTCGATATCTACCTTACCAATATTCTTGCTCATTGCACCATGGAAAACTGCATTTTCAACTATGGGTTGGACAATTAGACAAGGAACCTTACAATCTAATCCTTCAGGTAACTTTATTGAGATTTCTAACCTTTCATCAAATCTTGCTTTTACCAACTGTAGAAATGCTTTTACATATTCCATTTCTTCATATATACTTACCAGTGCATCCTTAGTCTTTATTGAATTCCTAAAATATGTAGCAAGAGCGATAAGTAGCTCCCTTGCCTCATTTGGTTTTTCTCTTACGAAGGAGCTAATAGTATTTAAAGAGTTAAAAATAAAATGAGGGTTAATTTGTGATTGTAATGCTTTGTACTCAGCCTTTACTAGTAATCCCTTCTGTCTTTCCATATCGGCAAGTTCGTACTGTGTAGAAAGCAATTTACCTAGTCCATCTGCAAATAAAATCTGTGAGTCATATGAAATCCTATACTTTTTCGAAAATATAATCATGGATCCAAATACCTTGTTGCTTTTAATCAAAGGAACAGCTATAGCTATCATATGCTTAAGTGGTTCGTAGAAAATATCCTCCTCTTTAGCATTTTCTGCAACTATTACTTCCTTTTTTTCAAAGACCAATTGGGTAATATCAGGTAAAGGATTTTTATTAGGTAAAAGATTTATATCTCCATTTATGCTAATTATTTCCTCTGTATTGGTAATTACCACTGCAAGATCATTTGAAAAATCCAGAATAATTTCCCCTATATTATTGCAATTTTTCTCATTATATTCACCCGTCTGCAAAATTGGTAAGCATTTGTGAGTTATTTCAAAAGTAAGATTTACCTTTTTCCCAATCTTTTGTTCCTGCTCCGTTATGATGTTTTTAAAAACACCAACAAATAGAACCATTCCTATGGAATTGAATATTGTCATAGGTAAAAATATATTTTTTACCAATAAAAATGCCTCATCAAATGGCCTTGAAATTAACAAAATAATTAACATCTGAAGGCTTTCAACTACAAAAGTGATTAAAAATAATTCTGAACTGTTATATTTATTTTCCTTAATATGTCTTGAGACCATTGCCCCAATTAAACCACCTAAAAATGTAGATATAGTGCAAGCAATAGTTGAAAATCCACTAATGTCTATGATAAATCTATGGATACCTGCAATTGTGCCAGTGACAATCCCAACAAGGGGCCCCCCTATAAAACTACTGGCCATTACACCTATGACTCTAGTATTTGCTATAGCACCACTGATGGCATAACCAGTATAGTTTGATATTATACCTATGGATGAAAAAATGATAATTAACAATAACTGATCCTTTATAGACTCATTTTCATATACGATTATTCTTCGTACAGCCTTAATCCTAGCCAGTACCTGAGCTAATAGGATCAATAATCCAATATTCACCAGCATTGCCTTGAAGATTTCTATATTCATTTTATCACCTTCTTTCTGGGACAGAGGGACAGGAGTTGTGTCCCACTTTCTTATTCCTTGCTTAATATACTAGTTTCTATTGCAATTGTAAGTCCCTTTACAATATAGTCTAAGGACATGCTAGGAGCCATTCCTTTGTTGATTACTTGCTCTGGAATATATGGTATATGGATAAACCCACCTACTATATTGTTATATTTCTTGTCAATATTATAAAGCAAGCTATACATAATATGATTACAGACATAAGTACCAGCTGAATTAGATATTTCACAAGGGATTTTATTTTCCTTTAATTTATTTAATATTGCTTTAATAGGTAAAGTTGAAAAATATCCTACATCTCCACCTTTAACTATGGTCTCGTCAAGAGGTTGATTACCTCCATTATCTGCTATTCCTGCATCATCAATATTGATGGCCACCCTTTCGATACTAATCTTATCTCTCCCACCTGCTTGCCCCACACAAATAACTATATCTGGATCTTCCTTTTCCAAGGCTATCTCCAATATTTCTCTAGACTTTCCAAATACTGTAGGCAATTCTAGTTTAACTATTTTAGCTCCTAATAACTCATCTTTTAGCATCTTTACTGCCTCAAGAGCTGGATTTACCTCTTCTCCTCCAAAGGGCTCAAACCCTGTAACTAATACCTTCATAATATCTCTCCTCTCATTTCTATAATATCCACTTTATAATTTGATTTATCAATTTTTAGATTGAACTTTCTTATTTCATTAAATTCAAAGCTATTATCCTTAACAATAGATTTAATTTCCTTAAATCTATTTTCATATTCCCTATATAATCTATGGGCTTCTTTCAGGGAAATAGCTGTAAAATTAATAGAATCACCCGGCCTCATTTGGGCTAATACGCTTAGGTCTGGAGTAATGACTGTAGCAATCTTAGTATATCCTCCAGTAGTAGCCCTATCAGCCATCATAATAATTGGAAATCCATGACCCGGCACTTGTATTGAACCAAAGACTATACCATCAGAAATAATATCCGCTCCTGAAATATGCTCAATTTGTGGTCCATTTAGTCTATATCCCATTCTATCAGCCTGGGAACTGATGGTATATTTTGAAGATAAAAAAGTCTCAATTCCCTTTTTTGTAAAGTAATCATCCTGAGGACCCATGATTACCCTAATTTCCTTTTCCTTGCCATATAGAGGTATAAATGAAGATGCTAAATAAGAACCTGTATTACTTAACTCCCCATTGCCTAAATTAATCTCATCACCATTTTCCAATTTTCTCCCCTTATATCCACCTAATTTGCCTCTAGTAAAAGTTGATCTGCTAGCCATTATCTCAGGTATATCCAGTCCCCTACTAAAGGATATATAGGATCTAAAACCACTACTTGCAGGAGAGAAGCTAAGAATGTCTCCTTCCTTTACCTTTATACTAGTCCACTTTGGTATTGGCTCTCCGTTGATTCTAGGGCTCATATTTCCCCCAGTAATACTAATGATTTCATCGCAATCAAAGATAATCTCAGGTCCTAAAAAAGTACTCTCAAGAACTGCCGAATCCTCAGGATTTCCCACTAAAATATTTGCAACTCTACTGGCAAAATCATCCATAGATCCAGCTACAGATATACCAAATCCTTCATATCCCCATCTACCCTTATCTTGAACAGTAGTAAAAGTCCCTGATTTAATGATTCTAATCTTTGTCATAGACTTCACCATCCTTAATACTCCTCAAATATTCAACCTCACCAATAGGCACAAATCTCACATAATCCCCTGCCTTTAACAATACTGGAGGATTTTCTGTAGGATTATATAGACTAAGAGGACTCCACCCAATTAGCTGCCACCCTCCAGGACTATCTATTGGATAAATTCCAGTTTGCTTTCCTGCTATACCAACAGAACCAGCAGCTATATTAACTCTTGGTACCTCAAGTCTAGGAGTCTCTATCCTTTCACTCATACCACCTAAATATCCAAATCCTGGGGTAAAGCCTAGCATATAAACAAGATAATCTGTTGAACTGTGTATTTTTATTACATCTTCCACACTAAGATTATTATATTTAGCTACAAATTCAATATCTGGACCATATTTCCCACCATAAATAGTTGGAATCTCTATAATCCTAATATCTGTAGAGCTATAGTTAGCTATATCTTCTTCCATCTCTTTAATAGCATTAATCAATTCACTGTATTTCAATACCATAGGGTCATAGATTATCTGAACTGACCGATAGGTAGGAAGTATCCCTATTATACCCTCCATACCAATATTATCAATAGACTTAACCATGTTACGAACCTTAGTATTAATCTCTGGGCTAATACCATTACCAAATTCAACTATTACAGCCCTATCACCTGCAGGAATATATTTTGTACTTTCATACATCTTATCACCAGCTTCTATATAAATTCTCCAAGCTTCTTAACTTGGATTCCTGACTTAATTAAGTTCTCTTTAATATATCTTACAAAATCAACAGCCATAGGATTATCTCCATGAACACATATAGAATCAGCCACTATAGAAATTTCTTTACCATTAATAGTATCTACTGATCCTTCTAAGACCATCTTTTTAATCCTTTGAAAAGCCTCTTCTTTATCATGGATAAATGCACCGGGCAAGTTTCTATTAACTAAAGTCCCATCATCATTATATCCTCTATCTGCAAATACTTCTTGAGCAACCTTTAGCCCCTTTTCAGCTGCCCGTTTAGCTAAATAACTACCACTTAAAGCAAGAAGGATGATATCTTTGTCCACATCTAGTATTCCGTTGATGATTTCCTCAGCTATTTCTGCTTTCACAGATGCCATATTATAGAAAGCTCCGTGCAGCTTCATATGTTGAACCTTACCACCATTGGCCTTAGCAAAAG
This genomic interval from Tissierella sp. contains the following:
- a CDS encoding 5-oxoprolinase subunit PxpA; this translates as MRNVVDLNSDIGEGFGSYVLGMDDEIIQQVSSVNIACGWHAGDPLIMEHTVIEAINHNVGIGAHPGYADFMGFGRRNMDISPKEARSYMIYQLGALSAFAKANGGKVQHMKLHGAFYNMASVKAEIAEEIINGILDVDKDIILLALSGSYLAKRAAEKGLKVAQEVFADRGYNDDGTLVNRNLPGAFIHDKEEAFQRIKKMVLEGSVDTINGKEISIVADSICVHGDNPMAVDFVRYIKENLIKSGIQVKKLGEFI